In the genome of Luteitalea pratensis, the window TCGCGGCGTTGCGCGTCGCGGAGGGACGGCTGCCGGCCGCCGCCATGCGACGGGCCGTGATGGCATTGGCCGACGACTCGGACGTGTCGGTCCGTCGCCAGGTGCTCTACACGCTCGGAGCGTCGGACGCGTCCGATGTGGGCGACGCGCGGATGCGCCTGTTGCGCCGCGACGTGGCGGCGCCGTTCGTGATCGACGCCTTCATGAGCGGCCTGGCGGGACGCGAGGCGCAGACGCTCGACACGGTCGTGCGATCGCCATCGTGGGCATCGGATCGCCCGGAGCATCGCGCGCTCGTGACGGCCCTGGCGACGGCGATCAGCAACGAAGGACGAGCCGAGCAGGTCGCTGCGCTGCGTCGGCTGTCATCGGAGTCCAACGCTGGTGTGCCGTGGCAGCGGGAGGCCGTGCTCGAGGGCGTGCAGGCGTCCAACCGCGCCCGCCAGCCTGCCACGACCGCGGCGCCACCCCGCGACGCGGCAACGGCCGCGCTCGTCGAGCAGGGCCGGGCGGCCTACGCCCTCTGTGCTGCGTGTCATCAGGCCGACGGCCGCGGACTGCCATCACTCGCCCCGCCGCTCGCCGGCAGTCCCAGGGTCACCGGACCGCCCGATGCCCTTGTCGACATCGTCCTGCGTGGCCGCGACGAGGACCCGGCGTACCCGAGCATGCCGCCGCTGGCGGCACTGCCGGACGACCAGTTGTCGGCCATCCTGACGTACGTCCGCCAGGCGTGGGGCAACGCGGCGCCAGCAATTTCTGCCGACGCCGTGCGCGCGCGTCGCGGATCTGCGACCGGGGCCATGCGGCCCTGATTGCTGAATACAGCCGCCGCCCGCCAACCTGAAGGTCGGCGGCTACGCCAGATGTCGGCGTCGACCTTCAGGTCGACGCTCGCGCCAGGTCGCGCCACAACGCGAGGAGACGCTCCGCCGTGTTGCGCGCGTCGAACGTGCTCTCCACCTTCCGCCGCCCGCCGACGGCGAACCGCTCGCGCTCGCCGAGTGCCTCGACGATGCGTGCAGCGACCACGGCCGGTGCGTCACTGCCGTCAAACAGCAACCCCTCGTCACGCGATTCGTCGACGATGCACGCGTACCCGGCCGAGCGGCGCGCCACGAGCAGGCATCCCGCGGCCAGCGCCTCGAGGCCAACCATGCCGAGCGCCTCGTTCCTCGATCCCACCAGCACCACGTCAGCGTGCGCATACAGGGCGTGGATGGGATGCGTGAACGACCGCCACGTCGCCGTCAGTGGCGGTGCGGCGGCCAGGACGTCGGCCGTGAACGCGTCGCAATACGCCGGGTCGTGTCCACACGAGCCGACGACCAGCAGGTCGCATGGCACGAGCGCCGCGAGCGCTCTCGAGATGTCGAGCACCTGAGTTGTCCCTTTCTCGGGCTCGATCCGCCCGACGCACAGGCAGCGCACTCGGCCATCCGCCGGGCGGCCGTACGCGACAGGAACACGTGCCTGCAGATCGATGCCGTCGGCGATGTGCTCCACCCGCGCCGACGGTCCGAGTCGTGCCGCGATGCGCTGCTGGAGATGGGGCGCGACGGCGACGATGGCATCGGCAAAGGCGAATGCCGGCTGAAACCGCTCCAGTTCGTTCAGCCGCACATGCTGGACGATCCGTGTCCCACGCGCGAACGCGACGGGTGCCCACGTGCTGCCCTCGGCACCGTCGAAGTGGATCACGTCGGGACGCACCGTGTGGAGCGCTTCGAGGAACACCGCCGCATCCCGGGCGCTGCGCGGCCCCATGCCGTCAGTGGTCTGCCATGTCGTGAAACCCCGCGCGTCCAGGAGGCGCCTGAGGGCGGTGTCGCGGCCGCAGACAAACGCAATGTCATCGGCGGGCAATGCGGTCAACATCTCCTCCCACGCCGCGTTGGCACCCGACTGGTACATGGCCGGGACGGTCACGAGCACGGACCGCCGCCGATCCATGCCGTCGCACGTGGCGGGGCCGCGCGCGCGCCGCAGCCGCTCCCGGTCGCGAGCGCGATCCTCGTCGTGCGCGCGAAGGGCAGCGGCGAGCCGAGAACGGGAGTCGAGCTCGAGCAGCGGCGCCGCCGGCCACTCCTTCCACGCAGATCCGTCGAGCGCCTCCGCAAGCGCGCGATCCGGCCAGCCCACGTCCTCGGGTGCCAGGCGCGCGACGGCCAGCGGGACTTCGCGGACCGAGAGCCCGAGCCGCCGCAGGCGTTCGATGGCCTGGGGGATGGTCACGGCCCCGGCGACCGCCCCGGCGGCCTCCGCCATCGCATGCGCGCGGGCACTTGCGACGTAGAAGACCTCGGGCGGGACACCGTCCACCATGGCGACGTCCAACTGCGCCTGGCGGGCGCGCTCGAGCGTGGCGCGGAGCACATCAGCTGGCAGCAGCAGGGCTGCTGGACGCAGGACCGTCATCAGCGCCCCGCGTGGGAGCGCCAGCGCGCGCAACCGCTTCGCGTCCGTGAAGAACGGACTGGCGACCACCTCCACGCCGTCAGGCGACAGCGATGTCCGCGACGCGACCCGGTCGGTGCCCGGAACACACCGGCTCACGCGCACGCGCTGTCGCGGCCAGCAGGCGTGCACGCCGGCGGTGATGCGTGCGAGTACCTGCGGGTCCGCCGGGTCCGCCCCGGCGTAGCCATGGCGATCGGAGGAATCGAGAAGCAGGACGATGCAACTGCGGCCAGGCTTGCGCGTCGACCTGCGGCGATGTTCGATGTCTAGCTCTTGGTCCAATAGTCCCGTCAGCCCCCATTCGGTAGGCTACCGCCACATTCAGGGTTTCGGCTCCACGACTTCGCGGACGCCAACGCCCAGGCAGGCGTGGGCCCCATCAGACGTGTGCTGCGGCGGCCGACGCATTCTGTTCGCGGCGGGTTCCCTACGCGGCGACGTGGACTCAGGCGATGCAGCCATTTGCACGCCCATCAACGGGAGCCAGCATGGACACATTCCTCGGCAGCGTCCGCGCACGAACCGGCGTCGCGCTTGCCGCCTGTCTCGCGAGCCTGCTCGTTGCGGGCTGCTCACGAGAGCCCGCGACACCGGAAGCGAAGAAACAGCGCGGCGACGAGATCGTCAAGCGCATGAGCGACCATCTGGCTCAGGCCAAGACGTTCACGGTCGAGACCGCCGACACGCGCAAGCGTTCGCGCGGTGGCAAGGAGATCACGGTACACACCAAGCGCCAGGTCACGGTGCGACGACCCGATCGACTCGCGTTGCGCATCACCGGCGACATGAACCTGCGTGGCTGGTACGACGGCAGCAAGCTGACACTCGTCTCGGATCCGCAGAAGGTGTGGGCTCGCGCCAACGCCGCCGCCACCATCGACGAGACCCTCGATCGCATGGCCGACCACCTCGCCATGCCGGTTCCACTGGCCGACTTCCTGTACAGCTCGCCATACGACGCCCTGATCGGCACGAAATCCACCGGTGGCTATGTTGGCAGCGAGACGGTCGAAGGCGTCGCGTGCGCCCATGTGGCTTACAAGCACCCCGCGGTCGACTGGGATCTGTGGGTCGCCGAGACGGGCGATCCGGTGCCCAGGAAGTTCGTGATCACGAACAAGACGGCGACGCGCGCGAGGACGACCGAAGTGACGTTCGACAAGTGGACGTTCGGCGCCGAAGCCACGGATGCGACGTTCACCCCTGAGGTACCCGCCGGCTACGAGCGGATCCAGATCGTGGTCGGCGCGCCCACGACACCTGCGCCGACGGCCACGCAGGCGCCGACCGCGTCTGGCGCACCGAAGCAGTAGCGTGAGTAACGCCCGGAGGTCACGATGACAGCACGATCGAATACCAGGAAGTGGCCCCGCGCAGCGGTCGCGGCGGGGCTGGGCGTACTGCTGGCGATGCAGACCTCGGCTGGCCTCATGGCGCAGGCGCGCGCAGCGCGCCGTGGCGGTGCCGTGCAGACCGACGAGGGCGGTGCAGCGGTGGGGCGGCGCGGCGCAGCGGTGAAGACCGACGAGGGCGCCGCAGCGGTCGGCCGGCGCGGCGCTGCCGTGAAGACCGAAGAGGGCGTGCAAACCGTACACCGCGGCTATGCCGCTCCCGCCGCGCGCGGCGGCGTGGCGGTCGGCGAGGAGGCGGCGGTCGCCGTGGGCCGTCGCGGCGCCGTGGTCGTCGGGGAAGAAGGTGCGGCGAGGGCTGGACGCTACCACTACAGCGGTGGCGTCGCCGTGTACGAGGATAACGACGCGTGGAAGACGGCCGCAGGTATCGCGATCGGCGTCGCTGGCGGCATCGCGATCGGCACGCTTCTCTCCAAGCCTCCGGCGCAGGCCGCCCCAGTCACGGTCAACAACAACAATTACTACTACGACAGCGGCTCGTACTACACGAAGGCCATGCACGAGGGAGAGGTGGTCTACCAGGTCGTGGAGCCGCCGGCTGGCGCAGTGGTCCCGACCCTGCCCGCTGGCTGCACGTCGGTCAACAAGGGTGGCACCGCCTACTCGCAGTGCGGGACGACCTACTACCAGAAGGTGTCCAACGGGTATCAGGTCGCCACGCCGAAGTGAGCCTGGTGCATGAGCGCTGGTGGGCGGCGATCCCGGCCGTCCTGCTGACCGTCGTTGCGACGACACAGATCATCCTCACCCGCGTGACGATGCTGAGCCCGTGGAAGGGAGGTGGCTTCGGGATGTTCTCGACGCTTGACGGACGGCCGTTCCGCTACGCTCGCCTGTTCGTCCGCGCGTCCGAGCGATCCGAGGAACTCACGGTGCCACCGTCGCTCGAGGACCTGACGGTCGCGGTCGAGATCCTCCCGGGTGAACCTCAGTTGGAGCGCCTGGCGCGTGCGGTGGTGGCACGCGAGCGCAGGCAGGGCCGACCCGCCGACGAGGTACGAATCGAGGTCTGGCGCGTCGAGTTCGCCGCAGGCTCACTGATGCCGCGGGATCGGCTGCTGCGGCGACACGAATTCCGTGCGGCTCCGTAGCTGGGTCACCTGTCCGGGACCGACCGGTCCGATTCACGTCGCACTGCGTCTCACCCTGATCTGGCTGCTGCTCCGTCCGATGGGACCGTGGTACGTGCGCGCGCCGCTGCTCCTGCTGTCGATGCTCGGACTTGTCTCCGGGCCATGGCTGCGGGCGCCGGCGGTCTGGTTGGCCATGGCCTTCCTCGTCGCTGTCCGGGTGTTCCTCGAGTGGCCGCTGCCCGACAATCACATCTACCTGCTCGCGTATTGGTGTCTTGGCATTGCACTGGCGCTGAGGTTCGAGAGTCCTGCGAGCCAGTTGGCACGTACCGGTCGCCTGCTGCTCGGCATCGTGTTCGCGTTCGCGGTGCTCTGGAAGGCGGTGTTGTCGCCCGACTATCGCGACGGCCGCTTTTTTGCCGTGACCATGTTGACCGACGATCGCTTTGCCGACGCCGTGCAGCTCCTGGGCGGGATCAGCGACGCGCAACTGCGGGAGAACCGTGACTACCTCACGCCGCTTCCGGGCGGCGCTGAGTTGCTGGAGCCCAAGGTGCTGCAGGCACCGGGTCGCTTTCGCGCGCTGGTGCTCGTCGCGACGTGGGGGACGCTCGCGATGGAGAGCCTGGCCGCCGCCCTCTGGCTGGCGCCGGTCACTCGGCCGGCGCTGCTCACCGCCAGGCACGGTATCGTTGTGCTGTTCTGCCTGACCACGTATGCGTTCGCGCCAGTCGCCGGGTTCGGCTGGCTGCTGATCGTCCTCGGCCTGAGCAACTGCGGCCCGCGCGACCGCTGGTCGAAGGCCGTGTACGTGGCGACTTACGCGACGGTGTTGTTGTATGCCGAGGTGCCGTGGGCCGCACTGGTGCTGGGAGGACTGTGATCATGGGAGGACCTGACGCATGAAGGCAGCACGCGAGTTCGTCGTGAACACGCTGGTCGGTGGCATCTTCATCGTCGTGCCCGTCTACCTAGCGATCGTGCTGCTGCTGAAGGGCATGCAGTCAGCGGCGCGCCTGGTGAAGCCGTTCGCGGCGATGGTGCCTGACTGGTTGCCGGCCGAGACATTCTTCTCGCTCCTGCTGGTCCTGCTGGCCTGCTTCCTGGTAGGTGCGGCCGTGCGGACGAAGGCGGGGCGGGCGATTCGAGAAAAGATGGAGAAGGTGTTCTTCGAGCGGCTTCCCGGCTACGGCCTGCTGCGCAGTCTCACCCAGCGGCTGGCCGGGGACACCGAAGAGAGCGCGTGGCAGCCGGCCTTGTCAGAGATCGAGGATGCGCTGGTCCCCTCGTTCATCATCGAAGAACTTGCCGACGGACGCTACACGGTGTTCGTGCCATCCATCCCGACACCGTTTGCCGGGGCCGTCTACGTCCTTGCGCGGGAACGCGTGCATCCCGTCGACGTGCCGTTCACACAGGCGGTCAGAACCATCTCTCGATGGGGGTCGGGATCGGGCGAGATGGTAGCCGCCATGCGAAGCCCGACGTCAGGCCCCACCGCCTGAGCACGCGTATTCGTGGCGCGATCGTCGTGTCGACCGGTCGCGCCTACTCGACCCGAAGCGCGTCCACCGGACTCACCGTCGCGGCGCGCCAGCCGGGCAACAGTGCCGCCGCGAGCCCGACCACCGCGAGCACGCCGCTGGCCAGGAGGATCATTCGGGCGTTGAAGGGGCTCGCTCCGAACAGTTGGGCCTCGATCCATCGTCCCAACGCCCACGTCGCCGGGATGGCCATGGACATACCCAGAGCCAGCATGACCACGGCGTCACGCGTGACCAGCCACAGCGCGGCGGCCGGCGTTGCGCCAAGCGCGAGTCGCACCCCGATTTCCGGGGTGCGTTGCGTGACGACGAACGACATCACCCCGTAGAGCCCCACCACCGACAGCAGCAACGCGATCGCGCCGAAACTGCCTGACAGCGTCGCCAGCAATCGCTCCATCCGCAGCGACCGCTCGATCTGTTGTCGCGCCAGTACGCATGCGAGAGCACGACCACCGGACGCGTCCCGGGCGGCTCATCGTCGGAGCGGTCGAAGAGCCGGCCCGTGGCGGGATGTGCGCCGAGGACCTGGAAGTAGGAGCCGGACACGATCTCGGCCCGCACCTGTTCGCGCTCGCGCCCCATCGACAGGGCCACCATGGTCGGATGCCTGCAGAGCACGCCGTCGAAGACCTGGACCTGCTCGGACAATTCGCGGCAGAGCGGATAGGACACCAGCGCGCCGCTGCCCCATTTCCCGGTGAGGTCGCTGCCCGTCCACGCCAGTCGCACGAGCTGCCCGGGCTCGGGGACGGCCAGCACGCGCAGCAGGATCCGATCGACCAGCGAGAAGAGCGCCGCGTTGGCGCCGATGCCGATGGCGAGCGAGAGTATGGCAGTGGCCGTGAAGACCGGGCTTCGGCGCAGCGCGCGGACGCCGTAGCGCATGTCGCGGCCGAGGTCGTCGAGCCAGCGCCAGAACCACGCGTCACGGACCTCCTCCTGGACCTGGGTCACGCTGCCGAACTCGAGCCCGGCGCGTCGCCGTGCGTCGGCGACGTCCACGCCGGACTGCACCAGGTCATCGACGCGTCGTTCGATGTGGTCCGCCAACTCACGCGCCAACTCGTGCTCGAGCCGGCGCCGCTGCCACGGCAGGAGGTTCAGCAGTCTCGCCATCGCTAATTACCCGCCTCGAAGATGAGTCGCACCGCTTCGGTCAGGCGGCCCCACGATTCCTTCTCGAGAACCAGTTGCTTGCGTCCGGTCCGCGTCAGCACGTAGAACTTGGCGTCGCGCCCGGCATCGGACTGGCGCCACTCCGACTCGAGCCAGCCCTTCTGCTCGAGCCGGTGCAGGGCAGGGTAGAGCGACCCCTGGTTGACCTGCACGACCGCACGCGAGATCTGCAGCAGCCGCTGCGCGATGGCGTAGCCGTGTGCCGGCTCCAGCGCCAGCACCTGCAGGATCAACATGTCGAGTGTCCCTTGCGGGATCGGGAATCGTGATGGGGGCACGTCCGTTGTTGCCTCAACCTTCGACACATATGGTGGCAGGGAATCAGGACCTGTCAACCCGGCGCCGGGCCGGCCCGCCGGGACAGCGGGCCATTACCTACCTGCGGGCAAGAGCCAGGTAATGCCGGAATGCCGAGAATGCCGGGAATGTCGAACGGAGCGCCAGGCAGCGACGTTCTCGCTCCCATGGCGCCCGTCCAGTGAGCGCCGTCAGTGGTCGTGGTACTACTGCCATGAGGCCCTGGCTGCGCTCCTGCCAGCCAGGGCCGGCTCCTGGGTCCCAGTGCGCCGTACGCGGACGTGAGGCAACGTGGAAGATCGGTTCAAGGCGCTCAATACCTGGCTCTCGTTCACGGGCTTCGTGATGGCGGTGGGGATCCTGTACTGGGCACAGGTGGTCCTGGTCCCGGTGGCCATGGCCGCGCTCATCACCTTCATGCTGGCCGGACCGGTGACCCGACTGCAGCGGCGCATCGGCCGCGTGCCCGCAGTCGGTCTCGTCGTGGCCGTGGTGTTCGCCGGATTGACGGCCGCGACGTGGGTCCTCAGTCGCGAACTGACGTCGCTGGTCGCCGATTTGCCCGCGTACAGGGCCAACATCCGGGAGAAGGCCGCCGACGTGCGGCGGGCGTCACGCGGCGGCTCGGTCGGTGAAGTCCAGAAGACGCTGACCGACATCCAGCAGGAGTTCCAGCAGGATCAGGGCACACGCGGCAGCGCCGCCACGCCGCTCGTCGTGAGTTCCGAACAGCAGGCCTCGTTATGGGGCTTCCCGAGCTGGCTCGGCCCGGCGATGGGGCCCCTCG includes:
- a CDS encoding DUF2092 domain-containing protein, producing MDTFLGSVRARTGVALAACLASLLVAGCSREPATPEAKKQRGDEIVKRMSDHLAQAKTFTVETADTRKRSRGGKEITVHTKRQVTVRRPDRLALRITGDMNLRGWYDGSKLTLVSDPQKVWARANAAATIDETLDRMADHLAMPVPLADFLYSSPYDALIGTKSTGGYVGSETVEGVACAHVAYKHPAVDWDLWVAETGDPVPRKFVITNKTATRARTTEVTFDKWTFGAEATDATFTPEVPAGYERIQIVVGAPTTPAPTATQAPTASGAPKQ
- a CDS encoding permease prefix domain 1-containing protein; the protein is MARLLNLLPWQRRRLEHELARELADHIERRVDDLVQSGVDVADARRRAGLEFGSVTQVQEEVRDAWFWRWLDDLGRDMRYGVRALRRSPVFTATAILSLAIGIGANAALFSLVDRILLRVLAVPEPGQLVRLAWTGSDLTGKWGSGALVSYPLCRELSEQVQVFDGVLCRHPTMVALSMGREREQVRAEIVSGSYFQVLGAHPATGRLFDRSDDEPPGTRPVVVLSHAYWRDNRSSGRCGWSDCWRRCQAVSARSRCCCRWWGSTG
- a CDS encoding DUF6515 family protein — encoded protein: MTARSNTRKWPRAAVAAGLGVLLAMQTSAGLMAQARAARRGGAVQTDEGGAAVGRRGAAVKTDEGAAAVGRRGAAVKTEEGVQTVHRGYAAPAARGGVAVGEEAAVAVGRRGAVVVGEEGAARAGRYHYSGGVAVYEDNDAWKTAAGIAIGVAGGIAIGTLLSKPPAQAAPVTVNNNNYYYDSGSYYTKAMHEGEVVYQVVEPPAGAVVPTLPAGCTSVNKGGTAYSQCGTTYYQKVSNGYQVATPK
- a CDS encoding PadR family transcriptional regulator is translated as MPPSRFPIPQGTLDMLILQVLALEPAHGYAIAQRLLQISRAVVQVNQGSLYPALHRLEQKGWLESEWRQSDAGRDAKFYVLTRTGRKQLVLEKESWGRLTEAVRLIFEAGN
- a CDS encoding FtsX-like permease family protein; protein product: MLATLSGSFGAIALLLSVVGLYGVMSFVVTQRTPEIGVRLALGATPAAALWLVTRDAVVMLALGMSMAIPATWALGRWIEAQLFGASPFNARMILLASGVLAVVGLAAALLPGWRAATVSPVDALRVE
- a CDS encoding glycosyltransferase family 4 protein; protein product: MDQELDIEHRRRSTRKPGRSCIVLLLDSSDRHGYAGADPADPQVLARITAGVHACWPRQRVRVSRCVPGTDRVASRTSLSPDGVEVVASPFFTDAKRLRALALPRGALMTVLRPAALLLPADVLRATLERARQAQLDVAMVDGVPPEVFYVASARAHAMAEAAGAVAGAVTIPQAIERLRRLGLSVREVPLAVARLAPEDVGWPDRALAEALDGSAWKEWPAAPLLELDSRSRLAAALRAHDEDRARDRERLRRARGPATCDGMDRRRSVLVTVPAMYQSGANAAWEEMLTALPADDIAFVCGRDTALRRLLDARGFTTWQTTDGMGPRSARDAAVFLEALHTVRPDVIHFDGAEGSTWAPVAFARGTRIVQHVRLNELERFQPAFAFADAIVAVAPHLQQRIAARLGPSARVEHIADGIDLQARVPVAYGRPADGRVRCLCVGRIEPEKGTTQVLDISRALAALVPCDLLVVGSCGHDPAYCDAFTADVLAAAPPLTATWRSFTHPIHALYAHADVVLVGSRNEALGMVGLEALAAGCLLVARRSAGYACIVDESRDEGLLFDGSDAPAVVAARIVEALGERERFAVGGRRKVESTFDARNTAERLLALWRDLARAST